One window from the genome of Rhinolophus ferrumequinum isolate MPI-CBG mRhiFer1 chromosome 10, mRhiFer1_v1.p, whole genome shotgun sequence encodes:
- the LYZ gene encoding lysozyme C has translation MKSLLILGLVLLSVTVQGKVYERCELARTLKRLGMDGFKGISLPNWVCLAQWESSYNTRATNYNPGSKSTDYGIFQINSRYWCNDGKTPKAVNACGISCNVLLQDDITQAVKCAKRVVSDPQGIRAWVAWKNHCQNRDLTQYTKGCGV, from the exons ATGAAGTCTCTCCTTATTCTGGGGCTTGTCCTCCTTTCTGTCACCGTCCAGGGCAAGGTCTATGAAAGGTGTGAGTTAGCCAGAACTCTGAAAAGACTTGGCATGGATGGCTTCAAGGGAATCAGCCTGCCAAACT GGGTGTGTTTGGCCCAATGGGAAAGCAGTTATAACACACGAGCTACAAACTACAATCCTGGAAGCAAGAGCACTGATTATGGGATATTTCAGATCAATAGCCGCTACTGGTGTAACGATGGCAAAACCCCAAAAGCAGTTAACGCCTGTGGTATATCCTGCAACG ttttgctgCAAGATGACATCACTCAAGCTGTAAAATGCGCAAAGAGGGTCGTCAGTGATCCACAAGGCATCAGAGCATG GGTGGCATGGAAAAATCATTGTCAAAACCGAGATCTCACTCAGTATACTAAGGGTTGCGGAGTGTAA